CAACCCTGACAAAATACACCCCGCTACTAAGCCTATCTATAGCTATCTTTTCACTGCCTTTAGCCGTTATCGTGCGCCTTAGGACAACTTTGCCAGTTATGTCGTAAAGTTCGAGACTGCCCACGCCCGAAATTCTGTAGAAAACCTGAATCGGGG
The sequence above is drawn from the bacterium genome and encodes:
- a CDS encoding T9SS type A sorting domain-containing protein, with amino-acid sequence PIQVFYRISGVGSLELYDITGKVVLRRTITAKGSEKIAIDRLSSGVYFVRVVGGKNSIVRKIIVIK